From Chryseobacterium joostei, the proteins below share one genomic window:
- the kdpA gene encoding potassium-transporting ATPase subunit KdpA: protein MNTEILGIIAMFAITLVIGIFLGKYIANVYGYKKTFLDPVFEPIEKLIYKISGINPNRQMNWKQNMYAMLAINLVWFIIGFLLLLNQAWLPLNPDGNPNMSPDLAFNTTISFLVNCNLQHYSGETGVSYLSQLYLMFLQFVTAATGMAAMAVLFKAFKEKTATELGNFYDYFTKSMIRILVPISIIVAFILSINGSPMTFEGKDHITTLEGQKIDVSRGPVAAFVAIKHLGTNGGGFFGANSAHPLENPNYITNMTEMVTQMIIPFALVFALGFYLKKRKLSWVIFTVMTVGFLALTIPNIVNETGGNPLITKMGADSSLGAMEGKEIRFGSAASGYWSIATTVISTGSVNSMHDSTMPLSGMNELLAMMINCFYGGCGVGILNYFIFIILAVFISGLMVGRTPEFMGKKIEAKEMKIAMIVALFHPFLILVGTALTAYLPEFGAKTLNNPGFHGFSEMLYEFTSSSANNGSGFEGLGDNTPWWNISTGIVLLLSRFIPIIGPIAIAGLLAQKKFIPESSGTLKTDTATFGFMTLAVILLIAALSFFPALTLGPIAEQIQYFSK, encoded by the coding sequence ATGAATACAGAAATTTTAGGCATCATAGCAATGTTTGCTATTACATTAGTCATCGGGATATTTTTAGGTAAATACATTGCTAATGTCTATGGATACAAGAAAACTTTTCTTGACCCGGTTTTTGAGCCGATTGAAAAGTTAATTTATAAAATATCGGGAATTAATCCTAACCGTCAGATGAATTGGAAACAGAATATGTATGCCATGCTGGCAATTAATCTGGTTTGGTTCATCATTGGATTTTTGCTTTTGCTAAATCAGGCGTGGCTTCCTTTAAACCCTGATGGAAACCCGAATATGTCTCCTGATCTGGCTTTTAATACAACCATTTCTTTTTTAGTGAACTGTAATCTACAGCATTATTCGGGAGAAACGGGAGTAAGCTATCTAAGTCAGCTTTATCTGATGTTCTTACAGTTTGTAACTGCTGCAACAGGGATGGCTGCAATGGCTGTTCTTTTCAAAGCTTTTAAAGAGAAAACAGCTACCGAACTTGGTAATTTTTACGATTATTTTACCAAGTCAATGATCAGAATTTTAGTTCCAATAAGTATAATTGTTGCATTCATTCTTTCTATAAACGGAAGTCCAATGACTTTTGAAGGAAAAGATCATATTACTACTCTAGAGGGACAAAAAATTGATGTTTCCAGAGGACCAGTAGCGGCTTTTGTTGCGATTAAACATCTTGGAACCAATGGTGGAGGCTTTTTTGGAGCCAACTCTGCACATCCTCTTGAAAATCCCAATTATATAACGAATATGACAGAAATGGTCACTCAAATGATCATTCCGTTTGCATTGGTTTTTGCCCTAGGTTTTTATTTAAAGAAGAGAAAACTTTCTTGGGTTATTTTCACTGTAATGACTGTTGGTTTTCTAGCCCTTACCATTCCAAATATTGTGAATGAAACAGGAGGTAACCCTTTGATTACAAAGATGGGGGCTGATAGCAGTCTTGGAGCAATGGAGGGAAAAGAAATCCGTTTTGGAAGTGCTGCATCAGGATATTGGAGTATTGCAACCACTGTTATTTCAACAGGTTCTGTAAACTCTATGCATGATAGTACAATGCCGCTTTCAGGAATGAACGAGCTTCTTGCTATGATGATTAACTGCTTCTATGGAGGTTGTGGAGTCGGAATTCTGAATTACTTTATTTTTATCATTCTTGCAGTATTTATCAGTGGTCTGATGGTGGGAAGAACACCAGAATTTATGGGTAAAAAGATTGAAGCCAAGGAAATGAAGATCGCTATGATTGTGGCTTTATTTCATCCTTTTTTAATTCTTGTGGGAACTGCACTAACAGCCTATTTACCTGAATTTGGAGCAAAAACATTGAATAATCCTGGTTTTCATGGGTTCAGTGAAATGCTGTATGAGTTTACCTCTTCCTCTGCCAACAACGGATCAGGATTCGAGGGGCTAGGTGATAATACCCCTTGGTGGAACATTTCAACAGGAATTGTACTATTACTTTCCAGATTCATTCCGATTATAGGACCGATAGCCATTGCAGGATTATTGGCACAGAAGAAATTCATTCCGGAAAGTTCAGGAACTTTAAAAACGGATACAGCAACTTTCGGGTTTATGACATTGGCAGTGATTCTGCTTATTGCAGCACTATCATTCTTCCCTGCATTAACCTTAGGACCTATTGCTGAGCAGATCCAGTATTTCTCTAAATAA
- a CDS encoding sigma-54-dependent transcriptional regulator: protein MSGNILIIDDEIKLLKLLGMILSQENFNVKEASTARSAMTMLEQYDFDVVLSDVRLPDAFGVDLIKSIKTKYPHLEIILMTAFGNITDAVQAMKNGAYDYLVKGDDNEKIIPLVYKALEKVKDNRSRTVQSTACVKGFAQVLGNSPLILHAKKMAEKVALTDAAVLLTGETGTGKEVFANAIHEGSDRKKNSFVAINCSAFSKEILESELFGHKQGSFTGALKDKKGLIEEANGGTLFLDEIGEMPIELQAKLLRVLETKEFIKMGETKVSRSDFRLIAATNRNLEEEIRHGNFREDLYFRLNVFEISLPALRDRKEDLKILTKNFIDLFSHKLHLSSIQVNPDYYKALEKNDWKGNIRELRNAVERSLILMNDNVLDAESLPHYSEKPVPESDSLSMRTLEKIHIQKVLQYTKGNKAEAARLLEIGIATLYRKLEEYGLK from the coding sequence ATGTCCGGAAACATTCTGATCATCGATGATGAGATCAAGCTCCTTAAATTATTAGGAATGATCCTTTCCCAAGAAAATTTTAATGTAAAAGAAGCTTCTACGGCACGTTCTGCGATGACAATGCTGGAGCAGTATGATTTTGATGTTGTGTTGAGCGATGTCCGGCTTCCTGATGCCTTTGGGGTAGATCTTATAAAATCAATAAAGACAAAGTACCCACATCTTGAAATTATCCTGATGACGGCATTTGGAAATATTACGGATGCTGTTCAGGCGATGAAGAACGGAGCCTATGATTATCTGGTAAAGGGTGATGACAACGAGAAGATTATTCCCTTGGTATATAAAGCCTTAGAAAAAGTTAAGGATAACAGATCCAGAACAGTTCAGTCAACTGCTTGTGTAAAGGGTTTTGCACAGGTTCTTGGTAATTCTCCATTGATTTTGCATGCAAAGAAAATGGCGGAAAAAGTTGCGTTAACGGATGCTGCTGTACTTCTAACTGGAGAAACAGGAACGGGTAAGGAAGTTTTTGCAAATGCCATTCATGAAGGGAGTGATCGAAAGAAAAATAGTTTTGTTGCTATCAACTGCTCTGCATTCAGTAAAGAAATTCTTGAAAGCGAGCTTTTTGGTCATAAACAGGGGTCCTTTACAGGGGCCTTAAAGGATAAGAAAGGATTGATTGAAGAGGCCAATGGTGGAACATTATTCCTGGATGAAATTGGTGAAATGCCGATAGAGCTTCAGGCAAAACTTCTGAGAGTGCTTGAAACCAAAGAGTTTATCAAAATGGGAGAAACCAAGGTTTCTAGATCTGATTTTAGGCTGATTGCTGCAACCAACCGAAACCTTGAAGAAGAAATAAGACATGGAAATTTTAGAGAAGACTTATATTTCAGGTTAAATGTTTTTGAGATTAGTCTTCCTGCATTAAGAGATAGAAAGGAGGATTTAAAAATATTGACAAAGAATTTCATTGATCTATTTTCTCATAAGCTTCATTTATCCTCTATTCAGGTGAATCCTGATTATTATAAAGCACTGGAAAAAAATGACTGGAAAGGCAATATCCGTGAACTGAGGAATGCTGTGGAACGAAGCCTTATTTTAATGAACGATAATGTGCTGGATGCTGAAAGTCTTCCTCACTATTCTGAAAAACCAGTTCCGGAAAGTGATTCTCTGAGCATGAGAACTCTTGAAAAAATTCATATACAGAAAGTATTGCAGTATACCAAAGGAAATAAGGCAGAAGCGGCCAGACTCCTGGAGATTGGTATTGCTACGCTGTATCGTAAACTGGAAGAATACGGTTTAAAATAA
- a CDS encoding histidine kinase, producing the protein MSSAKHFLELIQKSRKGKFKIYIGMSAGVGKTFRMLQEAHSLLRNGIDVKIGYIETHDREETVALVDGLPEIGRKSVFYKGKNLEEMDLQAIINEHPEVVLVDELAHTNVEGSKNKKRWQDVLEILDNGINVISAMNIQHIESLNEEVKIITGVEVTERVPDKILALADEVVNIDLTADELLTRLKEGKIYKKEKIQTALSNFFQSGHILQLRELALKEVATHVERKVETEIKTENFKPIKFLACISSNEKIAKTIIRKTARLASYYNSQWIVLYIQKPSENPEKIALDKQRYLINNFNLAQELGAKVVRIKESSVHNGILEYVIAHNITTVCIGKPHAKFWQRLFGYSWIYSLMNGLNERQVDIIILS; encoded by the coding sequence ATGTCATCAGCAAAACATTTTTTAGAACTGATCCAAAAGTCCCGAAAAGGAAAATTTAAGATCTATATTGGGATGAGTGCAGGTGTCGGAAAAACATTCCGAATGCTTCAGGAAGCTCATTCCCTTTTACGAAACGGCATTGATGTAAAAATAGGTTACATAGAAACCCATGATCGGGAAGAAACGGTAGCTCTTGTAGATGGGCTTCCGGAAATAGGAAGAAAATCAGTCTTTTATAAAGGTAAAAATCTGGAGGAAATGGATCTTCAGGCTATTATTAATGAACATCCTGAAGTGGTTCTGGTGGATGAGCTGGCCCATACCAATGTGGAAGGATCCAAGAATAAAAAAAGGTGGCAGGATGTTTTGGAAATTCTGGACAATGGAATCAATGTCATCAGCGCGATGAATATCCAGCATATTGAAAGTCTGAATGAGGAAGTAAAAATAATAACAGGAGTTGAAGTCACAGAAAGGGTTCCCGATAAAATCTTGGCATTGGCCGATGAAGTTGTTAATATAGACCTCACTGCTGATGAATTGCTGACCAGATTAAAAGAGGGAAAAATCTATAAAAAAGAAAAAATTCAGACAGCGCTCAGTAATTTTTTCCAAAGCGGACATATTTTGCAGCTTCGTGAACTTGCTCTAAAGGAAGTGGCTACCCATGTGGAAAGAAAAGTGGAAACTGAGATTAAAACTGAAAATTTCAAACCCATAAAATTCCTTGCCTGTATCAGCAGTAATGAAAAGATTGCTAAAACAATCATTCGGAAAACGGCAAGATTGGCGAGCTATTACAACAGTCAGTGGATCGTTTTATATATTCAGAAACCCTCTGAAAATCCTGAAAAAATTGCATTGGATAAACAGCGGTATTTGATTAATAATTTTAATTTAGCACAGGAATTGGGAGCCAAGGTTGTCCGAATAAAAGAAAGCAGTGTTCATAACGGAATTCTTGAATATGTAATTGCCCATAATATCACTACGGTTTGTATTGGAAAGCCCCATGCAAAATTTTGGCAGCGTCTGTTTGGATACAGCTGGATTTATAGCCTTATGAATGGACTGAATGAGAGACAGGTAGATATTATTATTTTATCTTAA
- a CDS encoding porin yields MKKYLIIGLLLGVFFPKAQSSDSLKIGNKVTFSAYAELFYTYDFNEPNNHLRQNFLYSYNRHNELNLNLGLIKANYQSDNLRANIALMGGTYAQDNMAAEQGALRYINEANIGIKISKNKNLWIDAGIMPSHIGWESAIGKDNINLTRSFAAENSPYFETGAKISYTSDNGKWFLSGLVLNGWQRIAKVEGNQSISFGHQVTYKPNDKVTLNSSSFIGNDKTKNEKRMRYFHDLYGSFQLTDQFSALLGFDVGAEQKLKGSEQYNIWYSPNVQMKYQFDNKWALAGRLEYYNDKNGVIISTGTPNGFQTFGYSLNVDYAIFKNVVFRTEARGFTSKDAIFVKNDGLKQGNFFITTSLAAWF; encoded by the coding sequence GTGAAAAAATATCTAATTATAGGATTGTTACTGGGTGTGTTTTTTCCAAAAGCACAATCATCAGATTCATTAAAAATAGGAAATAAGGTTACATTTTCCGCATATGCAGAACTTTTTTATACCTATGATTTTAATGAGCCAAACAATCATCTCCGTCAAAATTTTTTATACTCATACAACAGACATAATGAGTTGAATCTCAATTTGGGACTTATTAAAGCAAATTATCAGAGTGATAACCTCCGTGCTAACATTGCTTTAATGGGCGGAACCTATGCACAGGACAATATGGCTGCAGAGCAAGGAGCTTTACGGTATATCAATGAAGCAAATATTGGAATCAAAATCTCAAAAAATAAAAATTTATGGATTGATGCGGGAATTATGCCGTCCCACATCGGTTGGGAAAGCGCTATTGGTAAGGATAATATTAATCTGACAAGAAGCTTTGCTGCTGAAAATTCTCCTTATTTTGAAACCGGAGCCAAGATTTCCTATACTTCAGACAATGGAAAATGGTTTTTAAGCGGTTTGGTTCTGAACGGTTGGCAGCGCATTGCTAAAGTGGAGGGAAATCAGAGTATTTCTTTTGGACATCAGGTGACCTACAAACCCAATGATAAGGTTACCCTGAACAGCAGCTCTTTTATTGGAAATGACAAAACTAAGAATGAAAAAAGAATGCGTTATTTCCATGATTTATATGGAAGTTTTCAACTGACGGATCAGTTTTCAGCATTGCTGGGGTTTGATGTCGGAGCAGAGCAGAAGCTAAAAGGAAGTGAGCAGTATAATATCTGGTACAGTCCCAATGTACAGATGAAATATCAGTTTGACAATAAATGGGCACTGGCAGGAAGACTGGAATATTACAATGATAAAAATGGAGTGATCATCAGTACAGGAACTCCTAATGGGTTTCAAACTTTTGGATATTCTCTGAACGTAGATTATGCTATTTTTAAGAATGTAGTTTTCCGTACAGAAGCACGCGGGTTTACGTCTAAAGATGCCATTTTTGTAAAGAATGACGGATTGAAGCAAGGAAATTTCTTTATTACAACGAGTCTGGCAGCCTGGTTTTAA
- a CDS encoding ATP-binding protein, giving the protein MKLKTKLTLGVGLLFLLIVLLSVIGSVYINKLKSDTEKILTANYNSLEFSKNMLLALDHISIDSTVAIADFQKNNKLQEKNLTEFGEKEATQNLNLHFNSYLKEPNFNKEKLIREDLAKIMSLNMKGIERKSDIAIITAENATFWIVSLGTVCFLIAFILLFNLPQTIAEPINQLTFSIRQIADKNYNERVHFKGSEEFNSLAESFNVMAEKLQEYESSTLSQQLMEKKRIETLVNNMHDAVIGLDENHFIYMINDEALKITNLRKEEIIGKTAHEVAVNNDLMRELLKNIDHPVKEPIKIVRDNKENYFEQDIVPINIVRTGEKEKKYIGKVILLRNITPFKELDFAKTNFIATISHELKTPISAIKMGVQLLGNQKFGALNEQQQELLKSINEDGQRLLDITGELLNLSQVESGNIRLMVEKCSPKEIVQTAVKNVEKLAEQKNVLINTEYLLEDTDFVTADFDKTVWVMNNFLTNAVKHSFQDESIKIVVERNESFIQFNIIDTGSGIDEKYHRQIFDRYFQVPGEHQNGTGLGLAISKNFIEKQNGEIGVKSSLNNGSTFYFRLPVA; this is encoded by the coding sequence ATGAAACTTAAAACAAAACTTACCTTAGGCGTCGGCCTTTTATTCTTACTGATTGTTCTGCTTTCAGTAATAGGTTCTGTATATATCAATAAATTAAAATCTGACACCGAGAAGATCCTTACAGCCAATTACAACAGTCTGGAGTTTTCCAAAAATATGCTGTTGGCACTGGATCATATAAGTATTGATAGTACTGTGGCCATTGCTGATTTTCAGAAAAATAATAAACTGCAGGAAAAAAACCTTACTGAGTTTGGAGAGAAAGAGGCTACCCAGAATCTGAATCTGCACTTCAACAGTTATTTAAAAGAACCGAATTTCAATAAAGAAAAACTAATCCGTGAAGATCTGGCGAAGATCATGTCCCTCAATATGAAAGGGATTGAAAGGAAAAGTGATATTGCTATTATTACAGCGGAAAATGCAACCTTTTGGATTGTCAGCCTTGGAACGGTATGTTTTTTAATTGCTTTTATTTTGCTTTTCAATCTGCCACAGACCATTGCAGAGCCTATCAATCAATTAACATTCAGTATCAGACAGATTGCTGATAAAAACTATAATGAAAGGGTACACTTTAAAGGAAGTGAGGAATTTAACAGCCTTGCAGAGTCCTTTAATGTGATGGCGGAAAAGCTACAGGAATATGAAAGCAGTACACTTTCCCAGCAATTGATGGAGAAAAAAAGGATAGAAACCTTAGTAAATAACATGCATGATGCAGTGATCGGGCTGGATGAAAATCATTTTATCTACATGATCAATGATGAAGCCTTAAAAATTACCAATCTTCGTAAAGAGGAGATTATCGGGAAAACAGCTCATGAAGTTGCTGTGAATAATGATTTGATGCGGGAATTGCTGAAAAACATCGATCATCCTGTAAAAGAACCGATTAAAATTGTCAGAGACAATAAGGAAAACTATTTTGAACAGGATATTGTACCCATCAATATTGTGAGAACCGGAGAAAAGGAGAAAAAATATATTGGTAAGGTAATTTTGCTAAGAAATATTACGCCTTTCAAGGAACTTGATTTTGCTAAAACCAATTTTATTGCTACTATTTCTCATGAACTGAAAACACCAATTTCTGCCATAAAAATGGGTGTACAATTGTTGGGAAACCAGAAGTTTGGAGCACTTAACGAACAGCAGCAGGAACTACTGAAAAGCATCAATGAAGATGGGCAACGTTTGTTGGATATTACAGGAGAACTTCTCAATCTTTCGCAGGTAGAATCCGGAAATATTCGATTGATGGTCGAAAAATGTTCACCAAAGGAAATTGTACAGACAGCTGTAAAAAATGTAGAAAAACTAGCAGAGCAGAAGAATGTATTAATTAATACGGAATATTTGCTGGAAGATACAGATTTTGTAACTGCAGATTTTGATAAAACAGTTTGGGTGATGAATAACTTCCTTACCAATGCTGTAAAACATTCTTTTCAGGATGAAAGCATTAAAATTGTGGTAGAAAGAAATGAGTCATTCATTCAATTTAATATCATAGATACAGGAAGTGGTATTGATGAAAAGTATCATCGCCAGATCTTTGATCGCTATTTTCAGGTTCCCGGAGAACACCAGAATGGAACCGGACTTGGCCTGGCAATCTCAAAAAATTTCATCGAAAAGCAAAATGGGGAAATTGGAGTGAAAAGCTCTCTGAATAATGGAAGCACCTTTTATTTCAGATTGCCTGTGGCATAA
- the kdpC gene encoding potassium-transporting ATPase subunit KdpC has translation MKNHIVSAFRLTLVMLVIVGIYLAIVYGGSKILPTQGNAEIITHNGQKFYANIGQEFKSEKYFHGRPSSVNYNAAGSGGSNKGPSNEEYLETVQKRIDTLKLQNPEMGNAKVPVELATASGSGLDPDISEEGALYQVKRIAKVRSLSEEQINNLIKNQTEKPFLGILGPSKVNVLKLNIALDQLK, from the coding sequence ATGAAAAATCATATTGTTTCAGCATTCAGATTAACTCTTGTAATGTTGGTCATAGTAGGAATTTATTTGGCTATCGTCTATGGAGGTTCAAAAATATTACCTACGCAAGGAAATGCAGAAATTATTACCCATAATGGCCAGAAATTCTATGCTAATATTGGTCAGGAATTTAAATCTGAAAAATATTTTCATGGTCGTCCGTCTTCTGTAAACTATAATGCAGCCGGAAGCGGGGGAAGTAATAAAGGTCCAAGCAACGAAGAATATCTGGAAACTGTACAAAAAAGGATAGATACTCTTAAACTTCAAAATCCCGAAATGGGAAATGCTAAAGTTCCTGTAGAACTGGCTACGGCAAGTGGAAGTGGGCTAGATCCTGATATTTCAGAGGAAGGAGCTTTATATCAGGTTAAGAGAATTGCAAAAGTGAGAAGCCTCTCTGAAGAGCAAATCAATAATTTAATTAAAAACCAGACTGAGAAACCGTTTTTAGGAATTCTTGGGCCATCAAAAGTAAATGTACTGAAGCTTAATATTGCTTTAGACCAATTAAAATAA
- the kdpB gene encoding potassium-transporting ATPase subunit KdpB: MKNQSQTLFQRDLVNEAIKQSFVKLNPKIMFKNPVMFLVEIGTAVMFIVSMFSLAGDKSQGSFSYNFFVFIILFFTVLFANFAEAIAEARGKAQADTLRKTREETPAKLVVDNKPGFQVETALKMSAEMKLGDIFLCEAGDQIPMDGEIIEGLATIDESAITGESAPVIREAGGDKSSVTGGTKVLSDRIKVKVTTKPGESFLDKMIALVEGASRQKTPNEIALTILLAGFTLTFIIVTLTLKPFADYAQTPITIAAFISLFVCLIPTTIGGLLSAIGIAGMDRALRANVITKSGKAVETAGDIDVLLLDKTGTITIGNRKATQFHPAEGIKLEDFIKASALSSVADETPEGKSIIELSQLKSEDLLVPNPVYIDFTAETRTSGIDFEDTRIRKGAYDTIKKLTEKTGSIFPQETQDAVTKIAENGGTPLVVAVNEKVWGVIELQDIIKTGIQERFQRLRKMGVKTVMVTGDNPLTAKFIAEKAGVDDFIAEAKPEDKMNYIKKEQQEGKLVAMMGDGTNDAPALAQADVGVAMNSGTQAAKEAGNMVDLDNDPTKLIEIVEIGKQLLMTRGTLTTFSIANDVAKYFAIIPALFITFIPSLQKLNIMNLHSPETAILSAVIFNAVIIPFLIPLALKGVAYKPIGASALLRRNLLIYGLGGVIVPFIGIKIIDLLISLFY; the protein is encoded by the coding sequence ATGAAAAATCAATCACAAACATTGTTTCAAAGAGATTTGGTAAACGAGGCGATTAAACAGTCTTTTGTAAAACTGAATCCTAAAATTATGTTTAAAAATCCAGTAATGTTTCTGGTGGAGATCGGAACTGCCGTCATGTTTATTGTAAGCATGTTCAGCTTGGCTGGTGATAAAAGTCAGGGAAGTTTCTCTTATAATTTTTTCGTATTTATAATTTTATTTTTCACGGTTCTGTTTGCCAATTTTGCGGAAGCTATTGCCGAGGCCAGAGGAAAAGCACAAGCTGATACTCTTAGAAAAACCCGTGAAGAAACTCCTGCCAAATTAGTTGTTGATAATAAACCTGGATTTCAGGTAGAAACAGCGTTAAAAATGTCTGCAGAAATGAAGCTGGGAGATATTTTTCTTTGCGAAGCAGGAGATCAAATCCCAATGGACGGTGAGATCATCGAGGGATTGGCAACCATTGACGAATCTGCCATTACCGGAGAAAGTGCTCCTGTAATTCGTGAAGCAGGTGGAGATAAAAGTTCTGTAACAGGGGGTACAAAGGTATTGTCGGACAGAATTAAAGTAAAAGTAACTACAAAACCAGGTGAATCCTTTTTAGATAAAATGATTGCTCTTGTAGAAGGAGCATCAAGACAGAAAACACCCAACGAAATCGCATTAACCATACTTTTAGCGGGTTTTACCCTTACATTTATAATTGTTACCCTCACTTTAAAGCCTTTTGCAGACTATGCGCAGACACCGATTACTATTGCGGCATTTATTTCACTTTTCGTTTGTCTTATTCCGACAACAATCGGAGGTCTGCTTTCTGCAATTGGAATAGCCGGAATGGATAGGGCATTAAGAGCCAATGTGATCACCAAGAGTGGGAAAGCTGTAGAAACTGCGGGAGATATTGATGTTCTTTTGCTGGATAAAACAGGAACAATCACTATCGGAAACCGTAAAGCAACACAGTTCCATCCTGCCGAGGGAATTAAGTTGGAAGATTTCATTAAAGCTTCTGCTTTAAGCTCTGTAGCCGATGAAACTCCGGAAGGAAAATCAATTATAGAACTTAGCCAGCTGAAATCGGAGGATTTATTGGTTCCAAATCCTGTTTATATAGATTTTACGGCGGAAACCAGAACTTCAGGGATTGATTTTGAGGATACCAGAATCAGAAAAGGAGCCTACGATACTATAAAAAAACTGACTGAAAAAACCGGGAGCATCTTCCCACAGGAAACACAGGATGCTGTGACCAAAATTGCTGAAAACGGAGGAACTCCTCTAGTAGTAGCTGTTAACGAAAAAGTATGGGGAGTAATCGAACTTCAGGATATCATTAAAACCGGAATCCAGGAACGTTTTCAAAGATTGAGAAAAATGGGAGTGAAAACGGTAATGGTAACGGGGGACAATCCTTTAACTGCAAAATTTATCGCAGAAAAAGCAGGCGTGGATGATTTCATTGCAGAAGCCAAGCCTGAGGATAAAATGAATTACATTAAGAAAGAGCAACAGGAAGGTAAATTGGTTGCCATGATGGGAGACGGTACAAATGATGCTCCGGCATTAGCGCAAGCAGATGTGGGCGTAGCGATGAACAGCGGAACACAGGCAGCGAAAGAAGCCGGTAACATGGTAGATTTGGATAATGATCCTACCAAGCTGATTGAGATTGTAGAAATTGGAAAACAGTTGCTAATGACTCGTGGAACACTAACGACATTTAGTATTGCCAATGATGTTGCAAAGTATTTTGCCATTATTCCAGCCTTGTTTATTACTTTTATTCCGTCTCTTCAGAAGTTGAATATCATGAATCTTCATAGTCCGGAAACAGCCATATTATCAGCAGTTATTTTCAATGCGGTGATTATTCCTTTCCTTATTCCGCTGGCTTTAAAAGGGGTGGCTTACAAACCGATTGGTGCCAGTGCATTGTTGAGAAGGAACCTTTTAATCTATGGTTTGGGTGGTGTGATTGTTCCATTCATTGGAATCAAGATCATTGATTTACTGATTAGTTTATTCTATTAA